TCGCCTCCGGCGCCGTCGGCGACGTCACGTCGGTGCACTTCGAGTGGCTGCTCGACACCGCGCACGGAGCGGACTACTTCCGGCGCTGGCATCGCGAGAAGGCCAAGTCCGGCGGGCTGCTGGTGCACAAGGCGACGCACCACTTCGACCTCGCCAACTGGTGGCTCGACGACGTGCCGGCGACGGTGTTCGCGCTCGGCGGGCTGCGGTTCTACGGCGCCCGGCGGGCCGAGGAACGCGGGCTCGGCCCGCGCCCGGCGCGCAGCCGCGACGACCCCGGCCGCGCCGACGACCCGTTCGCGCTCGACCTGGGCGCCGACGACACGTTGCGGCGGCTGTACCTGGAGGCCGAGGGCGACGACGGCTACCTGCGCGACCAGGACGTGTTCGGCGAGGGCATCACCATCGAGGACAACCTCAGCGTGCTGGTCGGCTACGAGCGCGGCGCCAGCATGACGTACTCCCTGAACGCACACGCGCCGTGGGAGGGCTACCGGGTCGCCGTCAACGGCACGGCCGGCCGGCTCGAGCTCGAGGTCGTCGAGACGGCGCACCAGGCCGCCGGGCCGGGCGCCGACGCCGTCCGGGCCGAGGGCGACCGGATCGTGCTGCAGCGGCACTGGGAGCGGGCGGTCGAGGTGCCGGTGCCGCCGGGCGCGCACGGGCCGCACGGGCACGGGGGCGGCGACGCGCTGCTCCTCGACGACCTGTTCCGCGGGCCGGGCGACGACCCGCTGCGCCGGCCCGCGGGTCTCGACGACGGGTTCCGCAGCATCGCCGTCGGGCTGGCCGCCAACGAGTCGCTGGCGACCGGGCGCCCGGTCCGGGTGGCGAGCCTCGGCCTCCCGCTGGGCCCGCGATGAAGGTGCTCGTGACCGGCGGGTCCGGGCGGCTGGGCACGGCGGTGGTCGACGGGCTGCTGGCCTCCGGCCACGAGGTGGTGAGCGTCGACCGGCGCGCGCCCGACCGGCATCGTGGGCAGTGGTTCGCCGCCGACCTCACCGTCGCCGACGAGGCGCGCTGGGCGCTGGCCCAGGTGCGGCCCGACGCCGTCGTGCACCTGGCCGCGATCGCGGTGCCGTTCAGCCGGCCGGAGCCGGAGATCCTGCGGGTGAACGCGGCGCTGGCCCACCACGTCTGCGCGGCCGCCCTCGACGCCGGGGTGCGCGGCGTCGTCGTCGCGAGCAGCCCGACGGTGGTCGGCTACGGCGCCCCGGCCGGCTGGGTCCCGTCGTACCTGCCGATCGACGAGGCGCATCCGGTCCGGCCGTGGCACGCGTACGGCCTGTCGAAGCTGGTCGCCGAGCAGGTCGTGCGGATGTTCACCGCCCAGGCCGGTGACCGGATGCGGCTGAGCGCCGTCCGGCCGTGCTACGTGATCGGCGCGGACGAGTGGGCCGGCGCGCCGACCCAGCAGGGGCACACCGTCCGCGAGCGGCTGGACGACCCGGCGCTGGCGGCGGGGTCGCTGTTCAACTACGTCGACGCCCGGGACGCCGCGGACCTCGTCGCCCTGCTGCTGTCGGCGGCGGACGATCTCCCCAACGGCGAGACGTTCTTCGCCGGCGCGGCGGACGCGCTGGCGCGCGAGCCGCTGGCCGAGCTGCTGCCGCGGTTCCACCCCGGCACGGCCGGTGCGGCGGCCGCGCTGGTGGGTGACGCACCCGCCTTCAGCACGGCCCAGGCCGAGCGGCTGCTCGGCTGGAAACCCCGGCGGACCTGGCGAACGGAGCTGCGGTGACCCTCGACGGTGTGTTGTTCTTCCCGGTGACGCCGTTCGGCCCGGCCGGGGCGGTCGACCCGCGGGTGCTGGCCGCGCACGTGGAGGACGGGCTGGCGCACGGGCCGGGCGCGGTCTTCGCTGCGTGCGGGACCGGCGAGTTCCACGCGCTCGACGCCGCCGAGCACGAGCTGGTCGTGACGACCGCGGTCCGGGCCGCCGCGGGCGCGGTGCCGGTGTTCGGCGGCACCGGCGGCGCGCTGCCCCATGCGGTGGCGTGTGCCCGGGGTGCTGAGCGGGCCGGCGCCGACGGGCTGCTGGTGCTGCCGCCGTACCTGGTCAGCGGGCCGGACGACGGCCTGGTCGCCTATGTCGAGGCGGTGGCGGCGGCGAGCGGCCTGCCGCTGGTGCTCTACCAGCGCGGCGGCGCGCGGTTCACCCCGTCGGCCGTGGCCCGGCTCGCGCGGCTGCCTGCGGTCGTCGGCTTCAAGGACGGGCTCGGCGACCTCGACCTGATGCAGCGGATCGTGCTCGCGGTCCGGTCCGAGGTGGGCGAGGAGTTCCAGTTCTTCAACGGCATGCCCACGGCGGAGCAGACCCAGGCCGCCTACCGGGGGATCGGGGTGCCGCTGTACTCGTCGGCGGCGTTCTGCTTCGCCCCCAGGGTGTCCGGGGCGTTCCATCGCGCGGTGGCCACCGGTGACGAGGCCGGCCGCACCCGGCTGCTCGCGGAGTTCTTCCAGCCACTGGTGGAGCTGCGCGACCAGGTCCCCGGCTACGCCGTCTCGCTGGTCAAGGCGGCGGTGCGGCTGCGCGGTCCGGAGGTCGGCGGGGTGCGCCCGCCGCTGGCCGACCCGTCCCCGGCGCACCTGCGGCGACTGCGGGAGCTGATCGAGGTGGCCGATGGGCTCGTCTGACGTGGTGGCCGCGGTCTCGACCCGCCTGCTGCGGCTGCCGCTGCCCCGGCCGTGGGGCCCGGACGTGCCGTGCGTGCACGTCGTCGTCGTGGACGTCACCACCGAGGACGGCGCGACCGGCACCGGGTTCTCCTGGACGCCCACCATCGGCGCCACCGCCGTGCGGGCGCTGCTCGACGACGAGTGCACGCGGTTCGTCGTCGGCGGCCCGGCCGATCCCGAGGTCGTCTGGGACCCGCTGTGGCGGCACCTGCACGAGGCCGGCGGCGGCGGCGTCACCACCATCGCCATGGCCGGCATCGACCTCGCGCTGTGGGACCTGCGCGGCCGCCGCTGCGGCGCCGGGCTGACGGACCTGCTCGGCCGGCGCCGCGACTCCGCCGAGGTCTACGGCAGCGGCGTGAACCTGCACTACGGCCTGGACGAGCTGGTCGAGCAGGCCGGCCGGTGGGTCGCGGCCGGGCACGACGCCGTCAAGATCAAGGTCGGCCGGCCGAGCCTGGACGAGGACGTCGAACGCGTCGCCGCCGTCCGCGACGTCATCGGGCCCGGCCGCCGCCTCATGGTCGACGCGAACCAGCGGTGGGACCTCCCCACCGCGCGCCGCGCCATCGGCGCCCTCGCCCGGTTCGACCTCGCCTGGGTCGAGGAGCCGCTCCTCGCCGACGCCACCTGGGCGTACCGGCAGCTGCGCGCCGCCGTCGACGTCCCGGTCGCCCTGGGCGAGAACGTCCACACGCTGCACCGTTTCCGCGACCTCCTCGACGCCGGCGCCTGCGACATCGTGCAGCCCAACGTCGTCCGCGTCGGGGGAGTGACGCCGTTCCTGCGCATCGCCGCGCTCGCCCGGGCCTACGGCGTCGCGCTGGCGCCGCACCTGCTGCCCGAGCTCTCCGGCCAGCTCGCGCTGAGCCTGCCCGAGCCGGTGCTGGTCGAGGACGTCGAGGACGCGTCGTTCGCCGCCCTCGGCTGCCTGGCCGCACCCAGCGGCGTCACGATCACCGGCGGCCGCCTCACCGCCAGCACCCGACCCGGCCTCGGCCTCAGCTTCCGCCACGCCCGCCGGTGATCTCGCCCGGGCCCGGGACGAACCGGCCGGTGCGGTCGTCGGCCGGCACACCGTCCTGGGCGACGAGCCGTCCGCGCAGGTAGGTGCGGACCACCCGGCCGGTGACCCGGCGGCCGTCGTACGGCGTCCAGCCGGCCTTGGACAGCACGCACTCGTCGCGCAGCCGCCACTCGACGTCCGGGTCGACCAGCGCGAGGTCGGCGTCGAAGCCCGGTGCGACGGCGCCCTTGCGCGGCCAGAGCCCGTAGATCCGGGCCGGCACCTCGGCGTAGAGCCGGGCGACGTCCTCGTAGGCGAGGTGCTGCCGGGCGACGGCGTCCAGCAGCGCCGGCATGGTGGTGTCGAGACCCGGCAGGCCGAAGTGGACGTCCCACATGCTCCCGGTCTTCTGCTCCCGGGTCGCCGGCGCGTGGTCGGACGACACGTGGGTCAGCACGCCATCGCGCAGGAGCCGCCACATCGCGGCCTCGTCGGCGTCGCCGCGGGCCCGGGCCGGCGGCGTGAACTTGCGGAACGTCTCGTGCTCGACGACCTCGTGCTCGCGGAGCAGCAGGTACTGCGGGCAGGTCTCCGCCCAGATGCGCCCGCCGCGGCGGCGCTCGCCGGCCAGGTACTCGGCCACCTCCGGGTGGCTGACGTGCGCGACGGTGAGCCGCGCGCCGCTGCGCCGTGCCAGCAGGGCGGTCACGGCGGCGGCCACCACCTCGGCGTCGCGGTCGCGCCACTCGGGCAGCAGGCCGCCGTCGTCGCGCCCGTCGGCGCGCAGCAGCGCTTCCGCGTCCTCGGTCAGCGACTCGTCCTCGCAGTGGACGAGGCTCACCGCGCCGGCGTCGGCGGTCGCGCGCAGGTGCCCGCGCAGCGCCGCCGCACCGTGGCCGGGGATGCCGTGGGTGGTGCAGGTGAACACCTTGAAGAAGGCGACCCCGGCACGCCACAGGCCGGCGACGCTGCCGGCCTCGCCCGGCCACGCGTGCGCGGCCAGCGCGTAGTCGACGTTGGACCGGCCGGTGAGGTAGGAGACCTTCGTGTCCAGGTCGGCCACGGTGCGCACCGGGGCGCCGTGGGAGTGCTCGACGATCGTGGTGGTGCCGGCGGCCGCGGCGGCGCGGGTGCCGGTGGGGAAGTCCTCGCGCTCGATGTCGCCGGGGTCCATGAGGTGCACGTGGCTGTCGACGCCGCCGGGCAGCACGAGCAGGCCGCCGGCGTCGACCACCTTCGCGGCGGCGGCGTCCAGCCGGCCGACGGCGACGATGCGGCCGTCGCGGACGGCGACGTCGGCGCGCCGCCGTCCGGAGGAGGTGATGACGATGCCGCCGGAGATCAGCAGGTCGACGGTGGGCACGGGCGGGTCCCCGTTCAGAGCCGGTACTCGGCGACGGCGGACGCCGACAGCCGCAGGCCGAAGCCGGGCTCGTCGCCCAGCGCGATGCAGCCGTCGACCACCTGCACGGGCGTCTCCAGGATGGGCTGCCACCAGGGCTGGTACTCCTGCCACACCGCGTTGGGCGCCGCGCCCGCCAGGTGCGCGGAGTGCTCCATGAACAGGTGCGGCGTCACCCGCAGCCCGAACACCTCGCACATCCGGGCCGCCTTCATCCACTCCGTCACCCCGCCCATGCGCATGAGGTCGGGCATGACGTAGTCCGCCGCCCGTCGCCGGGCGAGGGCGAGCAGCTCGTCGGCGTAGTAGTTCGACTCGCCGGTGCACAGCGGCATCTCGATGGCCGGCGCCGCGGCCGCGTAGTCGTCGACGTGGCCGTGCGGCATCGGCTCCTCCAGCCAGAAGAGGTCGAACTCGGCCAGGTCGCGGGCCATGCGGAGGGTCTGCTTGAGGTCCCACGCCTGGTTGGCGTCGACCATCAGCGCGACGTCGGGACCGATGGCCTCGCGCACCGCCCGCACCCGGGCGACGTCCTCAGCCGGGTCCGGCAGGCCGGCGCGCATCTTGACCGCCCGGAACCCCTGGCCGACCAGCGACTGCGCCTCGGCGGCGAGGTCGTCGCGGCCGCGGTCGAGCCACAGCCCCTGGCTGGCGTACGTCTCGACCCGGTCGCGGAACCCGCCGAGCAGCCGGTGCACCGGGAGGCCCGCGGCCTGGCCGGTGATGTCCCAGCAGGCGGTGTCGATGGTGGAGATCGCCGCCGCGGCGAGGCCACGCCGGCCGGCGAACTCCACCGCCTTGGACAGCCGCGCCCACAGCGCCTCGGTGGCCACCGCGTCGGCGCCGACGGCCAGCTCGCCGAGATCGTCGATGAGCCGGACCAGGCTGGCGACGCGCCCGCGCCCGAAGGCGAAGCTCCAGGCGACGCCCTCGTGGCCGTCGGCGGTGCGCACCTGTACCAGTGCGGTGTCGATGGCCGGGATCGGGAACGCCGCCGTGACCAGCGGCCGCTCCAGCGGGATGGAGAGGAAGGTGGTGGTCACGTCGGTGATCGTGGTGCCGCTCGCCACAGTGGGCTCCTTACGGGACGTCGGGTGGGGTCAGGAGCGCCGGAACAGCCGGCGCACGAAGCGGGCCAGGGCCGCGCCCAGGCGGCGCAGCACCGACCGGCCGGCGATCCCGAGCACGTCGATGGCCTCGGGCACCGTGTCGTCGAGCACCGGCGCGGGCACCCGGGTGGCCGCGCGCACGGGCGCCGGGTCATCGGCGGGCTGCTGGCCGGGCGACGCCGGCGGGGTCGCCGCCAGCTGCCGCGCCAGCGCCGTCGCGAATTGCCCGATGATGGCGTTCGCGACGTCGCTCATGACGCCGCGCCCGAGCTGGGCCGGCCGCCCGGTGATGTCGAGCTCGGTGAGCAGGTCGACGCGCGCCGCGCCCGCGTCGTCGGTCAGGTGCATGGTGACGGTCGCGGCGGCCGTGCCGTTGCCGTGCGCGTCCTTGCCCCGGGCGGCGATGACGGCGGTGTACGACTCGTCGTCGGCGGACTCGATGCGGGCCCGCCCCTTGTACGACAGGCTCACCGGACCGACCTTCGCCTTGACCCGGCCGGAGAACTCGTCGCCGTCGACGGAGTCGAGCGTGGCGCCGGGCATGCACGGCGCCACCCGTTCCACGTCGAGCAGCACTCTCCAGGCCTCGTCCACCGGAACCGGGACGGTGAACGTGTTCTCGATCTCCATGACCGCTCCTTCGTTCCCGGCCGCCCGGTCAGGCGGCCCACGCGGCGGCCGACGTCAGCCACCGGTACGCCAGCAGGACGTTGAGCTCGTGGTTCGACCGGACCAGCGCGTCGAAGCGGCCGGCCTCGTCAGGGCCGGCCGACGGCACGACCTCGGACAGCTGCAGCGGGTCGTCCAGCGTGTACTCGGCCAGCATCTTCTCGACGGTCTCGCCGGCCTCGCTGCGCCGCGAGACCTCGGTGGCGAGGCGGTCCAGGTAGCTGAGGTGCCAGCTGATGCCGTCGGCGGCCGCGGTCAGCGGGCCGTGGCCGGGGACGAGCGTGTCGGCGCGCAGCGTCGCCTTCAGCGACCGGATGGACCGCCCGTAGCCGACGGGGTCGCCGGCCAGCAGCATGGGCGGGATGCCGGCGTGGCGCAGGAAGTTGCCGACCCAGGCGACGCCGGCGTCGGGGACGTGGACGATGGTGTCGCCCGAGCCGTTGCCGGGCCCGAAGTGCCACAGATGAACGACGCGCCCGCCGAGGTCGATCTCGCAGAACCGGTCGAACACCAGGTCGGGTGCGCGCCAGCTCACCACCTCGTCGAGGTGAGGGTCGCCGTAGAGGCTGCTGAGGCGCAGCTGCTTCTCCTCCTCCAGCCCCATCGTGGTCATGGCGGCCTTGTTGAGCCGCGACGACACGATCGTGACGTCGTCGCCGAACGACGCGTTCCCGAAGCTGTGGTCGCCGTGGTACGTGGTGTTGACCAGGTACCGGATCGGCTTGTCGGTGTGCTTGCCGACCACGTCCTGCAGGTAGCGGCCGACGCCGGGGGTGATGCCGGCGTCGATCACCAGGGCGGCGTCGCGGCCGACCACGAGCCCGTTGTTGTCCTTGGGCACGCGGTTCGCCATGAGGGCGTAGACGCCGTCGGCGAGCTCATGGGGGATCAGTTCGAGTCCGCGCGGGCTGAGGTTCGGCGGGACGAAGCCCGCCTGTCGCTCGCTGGTCTCGTGGATGACGGGCAACGGCCAGCAGACCACGGTCCGGTCCCTTCTCATGGGAAGTATGTATTAAGATACGTAAACGCTAACGTCAGTTGATTCCTATCGTCAAGGAGGGGCGCATGAC
This Jiangella alba DNA region includes the following protein-coding sequences:
- a CDS encoding mandelate racemase/muconate lactonizing enzyme family protein, which produces MGSSDVVAAVSTRLLRLPLPRPWGPDVPCVHVVVVDVTTEDGATGTGFSWTPTIGATAVRALLDDECTRFVVGGPADPEVVWDPLWRHLHEAGGGGVTTIAMAGIDLALWDLRGRRCGAGLTDLLGRRRDSAEVYGSGVNLHYGLDELVEQAGRWVAAGHDAVKIKVGRPSLDEDVERVAAVRDVIGPGRRLMVDANQRWDLPTARRAIGALARFDLAWVEEPLLADATWAYRQLRAAVDVPVALGENVHTLHRFRDLLDAGACDIVQPNVVRVGGVTPFLRIAALARAYGVALAPHLLPELSGQLALSLPEPVLVEDVEDASFAALGCLAAPSGVTITGGRLTASTRPGLGLSFRHARR
- a CDS encoding dihydroorotase — its product is MPTVDLLISGGIVITSSGRRRADVAVRDGRIVAVGRLDAAAAKVVDAGGLLVLPGGVDSHVHLMDPGDIEREDFPTGTRAAAAAGTTTIVEHSHGAPVRTVADLDTKVSYLTGRSNVDYALAAHAWPGEAGSVAGLWRAGVAFFKVFTCTTHGIPGHGAAALRGHLRATADAGAVSLVHCEDESLTEDAEALLRADGRDDGGLLPEWRDRDAEVVAAAVTALLARRSGARLTVAHVSHPEVAEYLAGERRRGGRIWAETCPQYLLLREHEVVEHETFRKFTPPARARGDADEAAMWRLLRDGVLTHVSSDHAPATREQKTGSMWDVHFGLPGLDTTMPALLDAVARQHLAYEDVARLYAEVPARIYGLWPRKGAVAPGFDADLALVDPDVEWRLRDECVLSKAGWTPYDGRRVTGRVVRTYLRGRLVAQDGVPADDRTGRFVPGPGEITGGRGGS
- a CDS encoding NAD-dependent epimerase/dehydratase family protein; translated protein: MKVLVTGGSGRLGTAVVDGLLASGHEVVSVDRRAPDRHRGQWFAADLTVADEARWALAQVRPDAVVHLAAIAVPFSRPEPEILRVNAALAHHVCAAALDAGVRGVVVASSPTVVGYGAPAGWVPSYLPIDEAHPVRPWHAYGLSKLVAEQVVRMFTAQAGDRMRLSAVRPCYVIGADEWAGAPTQQGHTVRERLDDPALAAGSLFNYVDARDAADLVALLLSAADDLPNGETFFAGAADALAREPLAELLPRFHPGTAGAAAALVGDAPAFSTAQAERLLGWKPRRTWRTELR
- a CDS encoding mandelate racemase/muconate lactonizing enzyme family protein, translating into MASGTTITDVTTTFLSIPLERPLVTAAFPIPAIDTALVQVRTADGHEGVAWSFAFGRGRVASLVRLIDDLGELAVGADAVATEALWARLSKAVEFAGRRGLAAAAISTIDTACWDITGQAAGLPVHRLLGGFRDRVETYASQGLWLDRGRDDLAAEAQSLVGQGFRAVKMRAGLPDPAEDVARVRAVREAIGPDVALMVDANQAWDLKQTLRMARDLAEFDLFWLEEPMPHGHVDDYAAAAPAIEMPLCTGESNYYADELLALARRRAADYVMPDLMRMGGVTEWMKAARMCEVFGLRVTPHLFMEHSAHLAGAAPNAVWQEYQPWWQPILETPVQVVDGCIALGDEPGFGLRLSASAVAEYRL
- a CDS encoding 5-dehydro-4-deoxyglucarate dehydratase, with the protein product MTLDGVLFFPVTPFGPAGAVDPRVLAAHVEDGLAHGPGAVFAACGTGEFHALDAAEHELVVTTAVRAAAGAVPVFGGTGGALPHAVACARGAERAGADGLLVLPPYLVSGPDDGLVAYVEAVAAASGLPLVLYQRGGARFTPSAVARLARLPAVVGFKDGLGDLDLMQRIVLAVRSEVGEEFQFFNGMPTAEQTQAAYRGIGVPLYSSAAFCFAPRVSGAFHRAVATGDEAGRTRLLAEFFQPLVELRDQVPGYAVSLVKAAVRLRGPEVGGVRPPLADPSPAHLRRLRELIEVADGLV
- a CDS encoding MBL fold metallo-hydrolase — translated: MRRDRTVVCWPLPVIHETSERQAGFVPPNLSPRGLELIPHELADGVYALMANRVPKDNNGLVVGRDAALVIDAGITPGVGRYLQDVVGKHTDKPIRYLVNTTYHGDHSFGNASFGDDVTIVSSRLNKAAMTTMGLEEEKQLRLSSLYGDPHLDEVVSWRAPDLVFDRFCEIDLGGRVVHLWHFGPGNGSGDTIVHVPDAGVAWVGNFLRHAGIPPMLLAGDPVGYGRSIRSLKATLRADTLVPGHGPLTAAADGISWHLSYLDRLATEVSRRSEAGETVEKMLAEYTLDDPLQLSEVVPSAGPDEAGRFDALVRSNHELNVLLAYRWLTSAAAWAA
- a CDS encoding Gfo/Idh/MocA family protein, whose protein sequence is MNTTVGRRRYAVVGTGNRAQLYVDALLTTHADVGTPVAWCDVNAVRMSYYDDRYRAVHGDQPAPRRYGPDDFAALLAEVRPDGVIVTSPDWTHHRYVVAALEHGCDVVVEKPLTTSAGHARAIARAAEASAARAVLTFNYRYSPRNTEVRRLIASGAVGDVTSVHFEWLLDTAHGADYFRRWHREKAKSGGLLVHKATHHFDLANWWLDDVPATVFALGGLRFYGARRAEERGLGPRPARSRDDPGRADDPFALDLGADDTLRRLYLEAEGDDGYLRDQDVFGEGITIEDNLSVLVGYERGASMTYSLNAHAPWEGYRVAVNGTAGRLELEVVETAHQAAGPGADAVRAEGDRIVLQRHWERAVEVPVPPGAHGPHGHGGGDALLLDDLFRGPGDDPLRRPAGLDDGFRSIAVGLAANESLATGRPVRVASLGLPLGPR
- a CDS encoding SRPBCC family protein, with protein sequence MEIENTFTVPVPVDEAWRVLLDVERVAPCMPGATLDSVDGDEFSGRVKAKVGPVSLSYKGRARIESADDESYTAVIAARGKDAHGNGTAAATVTMHLTDDAGAARVDLLTELDITGRPAQLGRGVMSDVANAIIGQFATALARQLAATPPASPGQQPADDPAPVRAATRVPAPVLDDTVPEAIDVLGIAGRSVLRRLGAALARFVRRLFRRS